TATTTATGATTACAAAAAAGAACTAGAAATGATTAAGGCTCTTCCTTCTCAAGCTTGTTTGGGCATTGTTAGCCTTAGTGAAGGTACCCTCAATATTGCCTCAAGTATCGTCAATAGTCAGCGAGGAGATGATTTACTAGTATTGACTGCTTCGGTTGGCGATCGCGATCGCTTAAAGGCGGTTATTCGTGCTGCTCATACGGTGATAGCTGGCTACACTAGCTATGATGCAGTCAAAGCAGAAATTATCGCCATGCGAGAGGATCTAATTCGGATGCCCGAAGTTATTCGTACTGATAGCTACATTAGCGAGAAGTCAATTAATTTATTAAAGCGAGAATTGGGACTAGGTAATAGACAATTTATCTAACTGTTCCTGCACGACAATCTCTTAACCAAAGTTGAACTCCTTGACCAATAATGCCATTGGTAGTTTCTTTAGGAGGTGCTGGAGGAGTGTTTTCTTGAGAATTGCCAAAACGAGAAAACATCATCACCATACGCCAACCATCATTAGCTTTAATCAAAAATAGCCAATGATAAGTTTGAATAGTAGTAATTTTATTATTGTTATATTGCTTTTCGGCAACTGTAAAAAAGACTTGTTTAGGTTCGTTATCTTTAAGAGGATTATATTGAATACGAGGTAATTTTAGAGGTTCAAACTCAACTCGACCCGCGGTAATAATATAGTTTCTAATTCCTGCTTCTCTATCTAGGCGTTGAGTTAGTTGGATTACTCGATTGCTGTAGCTTGGTAAATCTTTGAGTAATAAAGACGTTAACTGATTAAGATCATCAGGACAGCTAAAATTATCCTCTGAAGAACCAGCATTTTGGCTATGAGCTAACCTAATCGGCACAATCAATATAATTATCGCCAAGATACTTAACTGCCAAAATCTCAAAAAATTCACCTTCACGCTTGATTGTTGCTTAGGAAACTAAGCGAATAAACTTTTTTTTGCCTACTTGTAACACTTTTCCTGCCAAATCATCAGCGGTTTCAAAGGTAAGATTGATATCAGAAAGGCGATCGCCTTCTAAACGAACAGCACCACCCTGTATCTGTCTTCTTCCTTCTCCACTACTTTTGCATAAGCCACTAGCACCTAAAACATAAAACAATTTGGCAGGAAACTCTACTTTAGACAAAGAATATTCAGGAATATCCCCACCTGCGGTATTTCCCTGAAGTACAATCTGTTCTGCGGTTTGCTTGGCTTGTAGGGCAGCGTCTTGTCCATGAAATTGCGCGGTAACGGCGATCGCCAATTGCTTTTGAGCCTCCCTGGGGTTATCAGGTAATTCTGCCAAATCAATATCGGTTAAGAGTTCAAAATAATCTTTGAGCAGATCATCAGGAGTTTTTTCTAGCTTAGAATACATTGACAGGGCATCTTCTTGCAGTCCTACATAGTTACCCAGAGATTTTGACATTTTTTGTACCCCGTCTGTGCCTAAGAGTATAGGCAGCAGCAAACCAAACTGAGTTTTTTTACCAAAATGTCTTTGTAAATCCCGTCCCACCGCAATATTAAACTTTTGGTCTGTTCCACCTAACTCCACATCAGCTTCTACGGCTACAGAATCATAACCCTGCATCAAGGGATATAAAAACTCATGGAGAAAAATAGGTTTTTCTTGACTGTAGCGTTCTGCAAAACCTTCTTTGGCTAGCATTTGTCCCACGGTCATAGTTGCCAATAAATCTTGAATCTGAGCCAAATCTAGTTTACTAAGCCATTCGGAATTGTAGCGAATTTCTAATCGTCCTGGGGTATCAAAATCTAAAATAGGACGTAGCTGATCTAAATAACTTTGAGCGTTGGCTTTTACCTGTTCTGGAGTTAGCTGACGGCGTACATCAGACTTGCCCGTAGGATCGCCAATCTGGGCGGTAAAGTCGCCAATAATAACCACTGCCGTATGTCCTGCATCTTGAAAAGCCCGCAGCTTACGGTAAGGAATACTATGACCTAAATGAATATCCGTGCCTGTAGGATCGATACCTAGCTTAACCCTTAATGGCTGAGAACTCTGGGCAAGGCATTGGCTTAAATTTTCAGATTGATCGTCCGAGTCTTGACGATCTGGAAAGATTTCGCTTGTACCTCTAAATAGCCAATCTAAGTTTTTGCTTGAATCCGAAGAAGACATGACCGATTACCCGTCTGACAGTGTTTAGTTTGAGTTTGCAGTAAGATTAGATTACTAACCTTATCAAACTATCTGTCCTAAAATCTAGAAACCAGCCCTTTCAAGATGTCTGTTTTTAACTCTTATTTTGGGATAGAATTTTAGCAGTAAAAAGAAAGGTGAGGCTTCTTTTTAATGTCAAACTCACTTTAATAACTGCTTCATGAAGACTCTGCCTACTAAACATATTTCACGGGTCAATAAACTGCGTCGTCTTAGCAAGGTGATGGATAATGCGCTCGCCATACCTGGAACAAAAATTCGTTTTGGTTTAGATCCGATTCTGGGCTTGCTACCTGGGGGCGGAGACACCATAACTGGAGGGCTATCAGCCTATATTGTGGTAGAGGCGGCGAGGATGGGTTTACCTCCAGAAGTTTTATATAAGATGGTGGGTAATATTCTCCTGGATTCTTTTGCAGGAACTATTCCCGTCTTAGGAGATATATTCGATGTTGGCTGGAAATCCAATGTAAAGAATATTGAGCTTTTAGAAAAACATTTAGAAATTGCTGAAGATAGTAAAAGCAATACTTTATTTATTATCGGTTTAATTATTTTACTGACAGTAATCATTCTGGGATTTGCAGCTATTACCGTCTTTACAGTCGGTTGGCTGTGGAATTTGATTAACAATTAATCTTAAATATTGAACGATAATTAAAGATCGATACTTACTTGCTAATTATCTAAATCATGGATATTACTGCTGCATTACCTACTTTTATTGTCACTCTGCGAGAAGGGTTTGAGGCTGCGCTGGTTGTCGGTATTGTGATGGCTTGTCTAAAAAAGGCAGAGCAAACGCAACTTTATCGCTGGGTTTATTTGGGTATTCTGGGCGGGATTATTGCTAGTGTTGCCCTTGGCTTTTTGTTAGTAGGATTGATATCTGGTGTTGAGACAGTAGATGGCATATACGCACCCGTTGTCAAGGAACTATTAGAGGCAATATTTGGAGTAGTGGCGATCGCTATGCTCAGTTGGATGCTAATCTGGATGACTAAACAGGCAAAATCTCTCAAGGGGGAAGTAGAAGGAGCAATTAGTAATGCTCTAAGCAACAATGGTGCAAAAAAAGCCGTATTTCTCTTGATTTTTATTGCTGTAGTGCGCGAAGGCTTTGAAACAGTTTTGTTTATCCTGGCAAAATTTCAGCAAGATTGGACTCTTCCTGCCCTTGGTGCGATCGCAGGTTTGACTTTAGCTACTATTATGGGTATAGGACTATTTTCTCTGGGCGTGCGGATAAATATTCGCCTTTTCTTTCAAGTAATGGGAATATTTCTACTGCTAATTGTGGGTGGTTTAGTTATGGGTGTGCTTAAGCATTTTGATGCTGCACTGGCTCTATTTTCGCAACTGTCTGCTGATAACTGGTGTATATGGGGTAATGACTCTTGTATCTTAGGCAATCAGGTATGGGATGGTTCAAGCTTATTACCAGACAAAGAGTTTCCAGGAATTGTTTTTAAGGCTCTATTTGGCTATCGACAAACGCTGTATCTTGGACAGCTTATTGCTTACGTTTCTTTCCTGGCAATTATTGGTACAGCCTATTTTCAAAGTCTAGGTATTAAATTACCTCTAAAAAAACAACTAACTACTGACAACTAAACTGCTAAATGTTTACTATCCCTTGGAAAAGCATAAGTTATCTGGGACTAATTGCTATCTTAACTGGCTGTAACTCTCTGCCTGTCTCTGTTGCCGATTCTGCTACCGAACAAACACAGCCAAAAACAATCTCCACTGAATCTTTTACTCCAACTCCAATTAAAATTACGCTAGCTGATTTACCTCAGCCTTACGCCACCAATTCAGCTAGTAATTCTCCTAACGTCATTCCTGTACCAGATAATCCTGTGCTGCAAGTTCCTCCAGGATTTGCTGTTAATGTGTTTGCCGACAACTTAAAAGACGTGCGCTGGATGACTTTAACTCCTGAAGGAGATGTATTAGCGGTGCAGTCTCGACAGAATAAAATTACTCTATTGCAGGATAAAAATAAAGATGGCGTAGCCGAAGTTAATCAAGTATTTGCCGATCAAGGTAACGGTTTAGATCAACCTTTGGGAATGAGTTTTGCCAAAGATTCCTTTTATGTTGCTAATACAGGAGAAGTCTTACGCTTTGACTATCAACCCAGACAGCTAAAATTAGACGGTACAGGCACAGAAATTACTAAATTGACCCCAGGTGGCTACAATCAACACTGGACTCGCAATATAGTTACATCTCCTGATGGCAATAAGCTCTATATTTCAGTGGGTTCGGCAACTAATGTTGAGCCTGAAGAGTTACCCCGTGCTTCAGTGCAGGTAATGAATTTGGATGGTTCAGAACGTTCTACCTACGCTTATGGTTTACGTAATCCCGTTGGCTTAGATTTTCATCCAGTTACAGGCAAGCTTTATGCAGCCGTCAACGAGCGAGATTTATTGGGGGATGACTTGGTTCCAGACTATTTTACTCAAGTTAAACAAGGTGGCTTTTATGGCTGGCCTTATGCCTATCTAAGTCCCGACTTACTCGATCCTCGCCGTATGCAGGGAAATAAAAGTGAAAAACCAGATTTAGCAGCCAAAACTATTACCCCCGATGTTTTATTTCAGGCGCATTCTGCTGCTTTAGGAGTGCAGTTTTATGACCAACAAAAATTTCCCTCTAAATATCATAATGGAGCTTTTGTAGCCTTTCGTGGCTCATGGAATCGCGATCGCGGTACAGGATATAAAATTGTTTTTGTCCCCTTTGACAAAGACAATCAACCACTTGGTTACTATGAAGACTTTTTAACTGGTTTTTTAGTTGATGCCGATGCTCCTGATACCTTTGCTCGTCCCGTTGGTTTATTGGTTATGCCTGATGGCAGCTTACTTTTAGCAGAAGACGGCAATGGTCGTATTTATCGGATTAGCTATGTTGGTAAGTAATCAATTATCAACCTCGATAGTTCTTAAGAAAGTGAGGTCATACAAAGGCTTTAGCCACACGCGCTGCAACGTAACTGTTTCGCAGTTATTAAGTTAGATCAAACAATGGTAAAGTTGTTGCCGAAGCAACCACTAGAGATGCAACTTCTGCCGACAATCAGACTGAGGTTGAACAGACTGTTACAGCTCTAGTAGTAACTCAAAATCAAGTTCTCGTTCTCGTACCAATTAGCAGAAAATAAAATATTTAGTTTTAAAAAGTTAAATGCTGCTAGGAAAACGAGTCAGGTTAGAAGCAGAAGCAGGCAGCACTGTTATATCTGTATCCGTTTCAGACGAATTAACGCTATTGTCAATTAATTCAGGATTAAAACGATAGCCCACATTTCTTACAGTCTGAATAATATGCGGTTGCCGAGGATTAAACTCGATTTTTTTGCGTAGAGAAAGCACATGAGTGTCCACTGTGCGAGGGTTATCAATTGCTTCTGGCCAAGCACGCTGTAGTAATTCCGAACGGCTCAAAGGATTTCCTTCTGCTTGAGCTAAGACATAGAGCAAACTAAATTCTTGAGGTGTCAGTTCAATAAAATTACCTCGAAGCTCTACCCGTCGTTGTGCCAAATCTATTTTTAGATCTTTACACTCCATCGACAAAGGAACAGCATTAGTTGTGCGCATTCTTCTTACCAAAGCTTCTACCCTTGCCAAGAATTCCTGCATTCCAAAAGGCTTGGTCAGATAGTCGTCAGCACCAGTTTTTAATCCCCTAACAATATCTTGTTCAGTATTACGAGCCGATAGCAAAAGAATCAGAGATTTCTGCTGTTCATATAGCCAGTGTGATAGTTCTAGTCCATCTCCATCGGGCAAATCAGAATCCACAATGACCAATGCTGGCTGATGTTTATAAAAAGCATCTCGACCCTGTTGCAGACTAGCCGACTGGCTGACAGTGTATCCTGACTGCTGTAAATGCCAACCTAATAGCGATCGCAAGTGAGGATTGCTTTCAACTATCGATATATGTGCTGAAATCACTTTTGCCTCATTAAATTTAGGGAAAGTTGCTATACGCATAAGGCTAGCAGAGGCATTGAGAAGATTTTGTAGCGATGGTTACGAGGAAACCTGACTATCACCGCCTCGACAGTCCCGTCAAGCTCCCATTCGAGGATAAACCGGATGCCTACGGCATAGCTTATAAAACACAACCAATAATAATCGAAAATAATCGAGAAAGCGATATGCTATCCGTCAAGAATTAAGCGATCGCACATCTTGAATTAAGAAAGTCAGTGAATGGTAAAGATGGTCTAGTAAGAATTTTGTTTGAACTTATGAGGATGCTTTTTTATGAATTAACCAATGAGATTTGCAACAATAGATATTAAAGAGAAACTTTAAGAGCCAGGATGTATGAAACGGATTGTCTTGATTACGGGATTTGAATCTTTTAACGCTAACCTTTATCGTCAGGCTGCGAATATAGCTACAGCCAGGTGTGAAGAGTTAGAAGTTATAGTTTCTAGCGATCGCGAAATTACTACAGATCCTAATAAAGCATAAACTGCCTTTATCGGTCTAGCTAAAATATTCTTGAGCGATAAACATTTGCTGACTAAAATCTTAATCGTGCTAAAAAGTAATTAGTCATTTTAGATCCACAGGGAGAATCCACCAAAGACCAGGAAGTCCTCCTTTTTTTGCATCCTGAAAATAGTTAGGATCGCTGCATTTCTCTAGCAACTGACTATTTTGTTGGATAGTAGTTTGCTCGCTACCGCCTGAGTCTTGATATATTTGTACCTGAACACTAAAACCAAAACGATTATCGCTCTACAGTAAGCCATAAACGATCTATTACCTGTAATTGGCTACAGTCAATGTGTTTTATTTCATCGGGACGTAAATTTTCTATTTTTGTTTGACCAGCAATCAAAAAGAAGGATAACTAAGCTTTTCTGATAAGTAGCTAACTCCATGCTTTCTAAACATAATGTAGCTATTGTTATACTTGAGACTCTATTTTGAGATGTTGGAATTGCTAAGAGCAAGAATTGACAAGTCGCAACAAGTATATGGAAGACGGGAGCGGAATAAATTGATTAAGTTATATTTAATCTAAATTCATCATTTATGAAGATAAATCCTAGTTTATTCCAAATTTGGGCTGGCAGAAATCTGTAATATGGCTCTGACAATGGTATTTAAAACAATATGAGTCCAAAGAAAGCTATAGGTCAACATCATAATTCCAGCCAAAAATGGTTGGCAATGCTAGGTATGTGTTTGGGAACTTTAATGTTTGTTCTCGACACTAGCGCGGTTAATATTGCTGTGCCAACTTTAATCAAGGCTTTTAATACTAGTTTTGCGATCGCCCAATTAGTCGTTGTCAGTTATCTATTAGCTATCACTTCCTTACTTTTAGGTGCAGCACGTTTGGGAGATATTTGGGGCAGAAAACAACTGTACCTAGTTGGATTGGCTATTTTTACTATTGGTTCGCTGCTATGCGGTCTTGCGCCATCTATTTACTTTTTAATCGGCTTCCGAGTATTGCAGGGACTGGGGGCAGTATTTATTTCAGCTTTAGGTCCTGCTATGGTTACCGAAATTTTTCCCAGTTCAGAAAGAGGTAAAGCATTAGGCATTTTTAGTACTGTTGTTTCCGTTGGCATAGCATCAGGACCAACAATTGGTGGTTTTTTGATCGATATATCAAGCTGGCGCGCTATTTTCTTTGTCAATGTGCCAGTCGGTCTTTTAGCAGGATACGTTGTCACCCGTTTTGTGGCTAAATCAGCAACTACTAACAAAGGTCAGAAAAGTTTCGACGTGGCCGGAGCAGTCATTTTTATGCTAACTTTAGTTGCTTTTACTGTGGGTATGAATCAAGGGCAAGATCGAGGTTGGGATAGTCAGATTGTGTTTATTTGTGGCGCGATCGCAGTTTTAGGCGCGATCGGTTTTATCGTTATTGAAAGTCGTATCGCTCAACCAATATTTGACTTAGGGTTACTTCGCAATTCTCAGCTAGCGTTGGGACTGTCGACCAAGTTGCTCGTATTTATTGTACTTTCGGGCGCAGTATTTGTTTTGCCTTTCTTCATTGAAAAAGCGATGGGCTATTCTATCCAAAAAACAGGCTTGTTGATGGCAGCGTCCCCCCTTTTAGGAGCAGTTTTTTCTCCCATATCTGGAATTCTAGCGGATCGTTTTGGTTCGAGGATCATTAGTCTGTGTGGATTATGTCTCATAGCAATTGGTTGTTATTGTCTGAGTACCTTCGATGCCCAATTAACAGATTGGGGATACATTGCCCGCGTTGCTCCCTTCGGCATTGGGATAGGACTATTTCAATCTCCTAATAACAGCACCATTTTGGGAGAAGCACCCCAAGACAAAATAGGAGTTGTTTCAGGACTGCTGGCACTGTCTCGTACTGTTGGGCAAACGATAGGAGTTCCAATTATGGCTAGTCTTTTAGTTGCTTTTACGGCTGGTATAGCTTCTGGTCAGGCTACGGCAATAATGTCAGCATCTAAGTTAGCATTGATAGGCGGCATCAAGGCAACTTTTTTAGTGGCTACCGTAATCATGAGCTTGGGCGTAGTTTTAGCAGTAGTTGAGCTTCAACAGTATTCTTTTAAGAAGAAGTAGGGAGTACATATAAGTTTAGATTTTAAAGTCAGATTATTCAAGAAACTGATACGGCGATCGCGGCTAGAATTAAGGTAGAGCGATTGCATTTTTCTTGTTCCTGAAAGATGATTCCAGTGCTGGTTTTAGGGTTATCGGCTGTAGCTTACCAACCTCAGCCTAGCGAACCGCTACCAGAACCTTGGAACATTAGCCAAGAGAGAAAGAAATTAGATATAAAAATTGAAATCAAGGCTATAACCACTGCCGACGTTGTAGATTCTCCTACCCCTTTTGCTCCCCCTGTAGTAGTAAGACCCCAGTTACAGCCTACTACGGCAATAATTGCGCCAAAAATTACTGATTTAATTAGCGCAGCAGTCAAGTCCCAAATTTGCATGAAATTCTGTACTGAATCGAGGAAAATTGAATGAGGAATTTCGTACAAACTTTCGGCGATAATCAATCCACTAATTATGCCGAATACAAAAGAAACCACCGTTAACATCGGCAACATTAAACAGCAGGCAATGACACGAGGTACAACTAAATAATCAATCGGATCGGTTTTTAAAATATATAGAGCATCAATTTGTTCTGTAACTTTCATGGTTCCAAGTTCGGCTGCAAAAGCCGAACCGATTCTTCCTGCCACAACTACTGCTGTTAGTACGGGAGTCAGTTCTCTACTAAGTGCTATGGCTAAAACCCCGCCAATTATTTGAGTTGTGCCAAAATTTTGAAATTCCCTCGTTACCTGAATGGTAAATACCATGCCAATCGCAATAGAGGTAATTAGAGCAATGGGCAACGAGGCAGGTCCTACAGATACCATCTGCTCTAATGTGTTGCGAAAGTTGATCCTCTGGTGGATAAGATGAATCACTACTTGTCCCATCAAAAAGACTGCGCTAATTGGACGCTCTAACCAAGATGTGATTCTGCTGCCCAAGTTTACTATTAGACTCATCGTTTAAGGTAATTTATTAAAAAGTTTTTAGTTTTTAGTTTTTAGTTCGTAATGTGAGTACCAAAAACGAGTTTGGGTATAAGACGAGGGGCTGTGGGCGTAATCGCATTGCGCCCACAGCCCCGCCCCACAGTCCTACTGTGTCCCCATTCACGCAAGCGTTTGAGACTATATTTGAACGACTAGCAAGCGTGGTATCCCCCGCAGGGACTAACGACTAACAATTACGGCTACGCCGTTTATTAATCAAAAAATTTTCCCAGTCTTCCAGCCATGAAGATATAACGCCTAATTTTTTATTTAGCATGACTTTTCTCAGCCCACAATTGAATCATGTGTGCCACTACTCCCGTCCAGCCAGTTTGATGGGATGCACCCAAACCCGCACCATTATTTCCATGAAAATATTCGTGAAAATAAATATAATCACGCCAGTGAGGGTCGTTTTGAAATTTTTCTATGCTGCCAAACACGGGTCGTTTACCTGAGTCATCTCGCAAAAAGATACTGGTCATTCGTACAGCCAGTTCGACGATAATTTGGCTAAGATTTTTTAACTCGCCT
This DNA window, taken from Pleurocapsa sp. FMAR1, encodes the following:
- a CDS encoding DUF3479 domain-containing protein; protein product: MKRIVLITGFESFNANLYRQAANIATARCEELEVIVSSDREITTDPNKA
- a CDS encoding FTR1 family iron permease, producing MDITAALPTFIVTLREGFEAALVVGIVMACLKKAEQTQLYRWVYLGILGGIIASVALGFLLVGLISGVETVDGIYAPVVKELLEAIFGVVAIAMLSWMLIWMTKQAKSLKGEVEGAISNALSNNGAKKAVFLLIFIAVVREGFETVLFILAKFQQDWTLPALGAIAGLTLATIMGIGLFSLGVRINIRLFFQVMGIFLLLIVGGLVMGVLKHFDAALALFSQLSADNWCIWGNDSCILGNQVWDGSSLLPDKEFPGIVFKALFGYRQTLYLGQLIAYVSFLAIIGTAYFQSLGIKLPLKKQLTTDN
- a CDS encoding MFS transporter, producing MSPKKAIGQHHNSSQKWLAMLGMCLGTLMFVLDTSAVNIAVPTLIKAFNTSFAIAQLVVVSYLLAITSLLLGAARLGDIWGRKQLYLVGLAIFTIGSLLCGLAPSIYFLIGFRVLQGLGAVFISALGPAMVTEIFPSSERGKALGIFSTVVSVGIASGPTIGGFLIDISSWRAIFFVNVPVGLLAGYVVTRFVAKSATTNKGQKSFDVAGAVIFMLTLVAFTVGMNQGQDRGWDSQIVFICGAIAVLGAIGFIVIESRIAQPIFDLGLLRNSQLALGLSTKLLVFIVLSGAVFVLPFFIEKAMGYSIQKTGLLMAASPLLGAVFSPISGILADRFGSRIISLCGLCLIAIGCYCLSTFDAQLTDWGYIARVAPFGIGIGLFQSPNNSTILGEAPQDKIGVVSGLLALSRTVGQTIGVPIMASLLVAFTAGIASGQATAIMSASKLALIGGIKATFLVATVIMSLGVVLAVVELQQYSFKKK
- a CDS encoding DUF4112 domain-containing protein, with the protein product MKTLPTKHISRVNKLRRLSKVMDNALAIPGTKIRFGLDPILGLLPGGGDTITGGLSAYIVVEAARMGLPPEVLYKMVGNILLDSFAGTIPVLGDIFDVGWKSNVKNIELLEKHLEIAEDSKSNTLFIIGLIILLTVIILGFAAITVFTVGWLWNLINN
- a CDS encoding MlaE family lipid ABC transporter permease subunit, translating into MSLIVNLGSRITSWLERPISAVFLMGQVVIHLIHQRINFRNTLEQMVSVGPASLPIALITSIAIGMVFTIQVTREFQNFGTTQIIGGVLAIALSRELTPVLTAVVVAGRIGSAFAAELGTMKVTEQIDALYILKTDPIDYLVVPRVIACCLMLPMLTVVSFVFGIISGLIIAESLYEIPHSIFLDSVQNFMQIWDLTAALIKSVIFGAIIAVVGCNWGLTTTGGAKGVGESTTSAVVIALISIFISNFFLSWLMFQGSGSGSLG
- the tyrS gene encoding tyrosine--tRNA ligase, translating into MSSSDSSKNLDWLFRGTSEIFPDRQDSDDQSENLSQCLAQSSQPLRVKLGIDPTGTDIHLGHSIPYRKLRAFQDAGHTAVVIIGDFTAQIGDPTGKSDVRRQLTPEQVKANAQSYLDQLRPILDFDTPGRLEIRYNSEWLSKLDLAQIQDLLATMTVGQMLAKEGFAERYSQEKPIFLHEFLYPLMQGYDSVAVEADVELGGTDQKFNIAVGRDLQRHFGKKTQFGLLLPILLGTDGVQKMSKSLGNYVGLQEDALSMYSKLEKTPDDLLKDYFELLTDIDLAELPDNPREAQKQLAIAVTAQFHGQDAALQAKQTAEQIVLQGNTAGGDIPEYSLSKVEFPAKLFYVLGASGLCKSSGEGRRQIQGGAVRLEGDRLSDINLTFETADDLAGKVLQVGKKKFIRLVS
- a CDS encoding response regulator transcription factor, with translation MISAHISIVESNPHLRSLLGWHLQQSGYTVSQSASLQQGRDAFYKHQPALVIVDSDLPDGDGLELSHWLYEQQKSLILLLSARNTEQDIVRGLKTGADDYLTKPFGMQEFLARVEALVRRMRTTNAVPLSMECKDLKIDLAQRRVELRGNFIELTPQEFSLLYVLAQAEGNPLSRSELLQRAWPEAIDNPRTVDTHVLSLRKKIEFNPRQPHIIQTVRNVGYRFNPELIDNSVNSSETDTDITVLPASASNLTRFPSSI
- a CDS encoding PQQ-dependent sugar dehydrogenase, with product MFTIPWKSISYLGLIAILTGCNSLPVSVADSATEQTQPKTISTESFTPTPIKITLADLPQPYATNSASNSPNVIPVPDNPVLQVPPGFAVNVFADNLKDVRWMTLTPEGDVLAVQSRQNKITLLQDKNKDGVAEVNQVFADQGNGLDQPLGMSFAKDSFYVANTGEVLRFDYQPRQLKLDGTGTEITKLTPGGYNQHWTRNIVTSPDGNKLYISVGSATNVEPEELPRASVQVMNLDGSERSTYAYGLRNPVGLDFHPVTGKLYAAVNERDLLGDDLVPDYFTQVKQGGFYGWPYAYLSPDLLDPRRMQGNKSEKPDLAAKTITPDVLFQAHSAALGVQFYDQQKFPSKYHNGAFVAFRGSWNRDRGTGYKIVFVPFDKDNQPLGYYEDFLTGFLVDADAPDTFARPVGLLVMPDGSLLLAEDGNGRIYRISYVGK